The following proteins are co-located in the Microvirga ossetica genome:
- a CDS encoding ABC transporter permease, translated as MSRLAKNKLLAFAVILVAIQIILAVGAPLFAPYDPMAQSVARRLRAPSALNWFGTDQLGRDVLTRILYGYRTSLIACLLAVGVALLAGGTLGLVAAYYRGWLDRIIMRVMDVLFAFPVMLLAIGIIAVLGPHTYSAAAAIAVVYTPIFARLLRGPALVLCESEYVAGAKAIGASDPRIIFLHILPNLASVILVQTSLLLSAAILVEASLSFLGLGTQPPTPSLGLMLSEGRNFLLLSPWSAIFAGFAILFLSFGFNLLGDALRDTLDPRLRGQP; from the coding sequence GTGTCGCGTCTGGCCAAGAACAAGCTTCTCGCCTTCGCCGTCATCCTGGTGGCGATCCAGATCATCCTCGCCGTCGGGGCGCCTTTGTTCGCGCCCTACGATCCCATGGCGCAGAGCGTCGCCCGGCGCCTGCGCGCGCCGTCCGCGCTGAACTGGTTCGGCACCGATCAGCTCGGGCGCGACGTGCTGACCCGCATCCTCTACGGCTATCGCACCTCGCTCATCGCCTGCCTGCTCGCGGTCGGTGTCGCGCTTCTCGCCGGCGGAACGCTCGGTCTCGTCGCCGCCTATTACCGCGGCTGGCTCGACCGCATCATCATGCGTGTCATGGATGTGCTCTTCGCCTTCCCCGTCATGTTGCTCGCCATCGGCATCATCGCGGTTCTCGGGCCGCATACCTACAGCGCAGCCGCCGCCATCGCGGTGGTCTATACGCCGATCTTCGCGCGGCTCCTGCGCGGCCCGGCGCTGGTTTTGTGCGAGAGCGAATACGTGGCCGGCGCCAAGGCCATCGGCGCGTCCGATCCCCGCATCATCTTCCTGCACATCCTGCCGAACCTCGCCTCGGTCATCCTGGTGCAGACGAGCCTCTTGCTCTCCGCTGCGATCCTCGTAGAAGCCTCGCTCTCCTTCCTCGGCCTCGGCACGCAGCCGCCGACGCCGTCTTTGGGACTCATGTTGTCGGAAGGCCGCAACTTCCTCCTGCTCTCGCCCTGGAGCGCGATCTTCGCCGGCTTCGCCATCCTCTTCCTGTCCTTCGGCTTCAATCTTTTGGGCGATGCCCTGCGCGACACCCTCGACCC
- a CDS encoding ABC transporter substrate-binding protein, producing MVRSVLRTALGVGFMAAMMASASAQVLEIGVDNGPTGLDPHVTTAFPSFMVVNGNIYEGLTAIDKDLKTVPGLAESWSISADGKTYTFKLRSGVKFHDGSAMEAEDVVSTIKRVLSKDIASPLASRLSAVDSANAVDATTVEMKLKEPSAALLSSLATIAIVPSSMEANKDALQKTPVGTGPFKFQEWQPNGFILLAKNEAYWDKGMPKLAGLKFNILPESATRQVGLSNGQYALLPNIDAATALQLKGKPNAKLAETMDLAYTLIGMNTSKPPFDNPKVREAVNYAINRQEIVDAALFGAGVPGGPLSPALKSWALNVNQFACYKPDPAKAQALLKEAGVATPVAVSMKVLPRQDIKDIAQVVQEQLNKAGFKVELINQEQGQFIQDWRNSNFDLFASLNAGQPDPDDYFFRTFRTGGSTNVFKYSDTEIDGLLDQARTTQDQAARKAAYDKVQQKLACSGPVAHLTYGTLFSAMNAKLQGYDVMPNRSLLTLRNASY from the coding sequence ATGGTCAGGTCAGTACTGCGCACCGCCCTCGGTGTAGGTTTTATGGCGGCAATGATGGCCTCCGCCTCGGCTCAGGTCCTCGAAATCGGGGTGGATAACGGCCCGACCGGGCTCGACCCGCATGTCACCACCGCCTTCCCGAGCTTCATGGTGGTGAACGGCAACATCTACGAGGGCCTCACCGCCATCGACAAGGACCTGAAGACCGTTCCCGGCCTTGCCGAATCCTGGTCCATTTCGGCGGATGGCAAGACCTATACCTTCAAGCTGCGCTCCGGCGTCAAATTCCACGACGGCTCCGCTATGGAGGCCGAAGATGTGGTGTCCACGATTAAGCGCGTGCTGAGCAAGGACATCGCCTCGCCGCTCGCCAGCCGCCTCTCGGCCGTCGACAGCGCCAACGCGGTCGATGCCACGACCGTCGAGATGAAGCTCAAGGAGCCCTCCGCTGCGCTCCTGAGCTCGCTCGCCACCATCGCCATCGTGCCGAGTTCCATGGAGGCGAACAAGGACGCCCTGCAGAAGACGCCGGTCGGCACGGGCCCGTTCAAATTCCAAGAATGGCAGCCGAACGGCTTCATTCTTCTGGCCAAAAACGAGGCCTATTGGGACAAGGGCATGCCGAAGCTCGCAGGCCTCAAGTTCAACATCTTGCCCGAATCCGCCACCCGTCAGGTCGGCCTGAGCAATGGGCAATACGCGCTCCTGCCCAACATCGATGCGGCGACCGCGCTGCAGCTCAAGGGCAAGCCGAACGCGAAGCTCGCCGAGACCATGGATCTCGCCTACACGCTGATCGGCATGAACACCTCGAAGCCGCCCTTCGACAACCCGAAGGTGCGCGAGGCGGTGAACTACGCCATCAACCGCCAGGAGATCGTCGATGCGGCGCTCTTCGGCGCAGGCGTTCCCGGCGGCCCGCTCTCGCCGGCCCTGAAGTCGTGGGCACTCAACGTGAACCAGTTTGCCTGCTACAAGCCCGATCCGGCAAAAGCCCAGGCGCTCTTGAAGGAAGCGGGCGTCGCCACGCCGGTGGCCGTGTCGATGAAGGTTCTGCCGCGCCAGGACATCAAGGACATCGCCCAGGTGGTGCAGGAGCAGCTCAACAAGGCCGGCTTCAAGGTCGAGCTGATCAACCAGGAGCAGGGCCAGTTCATCCAGGATTGGCGTAACAGCAATTTCGATCTGTTCGCCTCGCTCAATGCCGGCCAGCCCGATCCCGACGACTACTTCTTCCGCACCTTCCGCACGGGCGGTTCGACCAACGTGTTCAAGTATTCCGACACGGAAATCGACGGCCTGCTCGACCAAGCACGGACGACGCAGGATCAGGCTGCGCGCAAAGCTGCTTACGACAAGGTGCAGCAGAAGCTCGCCTGCTCGGGCCCCGTGGCGCATCTGACCTACGGCACCCTGTTCTCGGCCATGAACGCCAAGCTGCAGGGCTATGACGTGATGCCGAACCGCTCGCTGCTGACTCTGCGCAACGCGTCGTACTGA
- a CDS encoding ABC transporter permease has product MNRVLLARLIDLVIVLFGVSVIVFLMIRLIPGDAVAIMLGANTEITPERMAELNRRVGLDRPIVEQYLLWAGNALRGDFGTSLWTGRPVAGEILLHLWPTLELTFLALLVGAVLAVPVGCLMAQTRGGAADVVMRVTAIAGLTIPSFWLGIVLILLLSSWAPGFASLGYVPFSEDPLGNLQRMMLPAIALALPILANLSRLVRSAMLDALGQDYVRTARAKGLSERRVVYKHALRNALIPFLTSVGIMTGYLLGGAIVVEQVFAIPGLGRLILGAIAERNYPLIQATILVVTAGFVFVNFLVDFLYIVVDPRVRA; this is encoded by the coding sequence ATGAACCGCGTCCTGCTCGCACGCCTCATCGATCTCGTCATCGTCCTCTTCGGTGTGTCGGTCATCGTGTTCCTGATGATCCGGCTGATTCCGGGCGACGCGGTGGCGATCATGCTCGGGGCGAACACCGAGATCACGCCCGAGCGCATGGCGGAGCTCAACCGCCGTGTCGGTCTCGACCGTCCGATCGTCGAGCAATACCTGCTCTGGGCCGGAAATGCGCTACGCGGCGATTTCGGCACGTCGCTTTGGACCGGCCGTCCCGTCGCGGGCGAAATCCTCCTGCACCTGTGGCCGACGCTGGAGCTCACCTTCCTTGCGCTCCTCGTCGGCGCGGTTCTCGCGGTGCCGGTCGGCTGCCTGATGGCGCAGACGCGCGGCGGCGCGGCGGATGTTGTCATGCGCGTGACGGCGATCGCCGGCCTGACGATCCCTTCCTTCTGGCTCGGAATCGTTCTGATCCTTCTGCTCTCGAGTTGGGCGCCGGGCTTCGCGTCGCTCGGCTATGTACCGTTCTCGGAGGATCCGCTGGGCAATCTCCAGCGTATGATGCTGCCGGCCATCGCGCTGGCGCTGCCGATCCTCGCCAATCTCTCGCGCCTCGTGCGCTCGGCCATGCTCGATGCGCTGGGACAGGACTACGTCCGCACCGCCCGCGCCAAGGGCCTGTCGGAGCGGCGCGTCGTCTACAAGCATGCCCTGCGCAATGCGCTGATTCCGTTCCTCACCAGCGTCGGCATCATGACCGGCTATCTTCTCGGCGGCGCCATCGTCGTCGAGCAGGTCTTCGCCATCCCGGGCCTCGGGCGCCTGATCCTCGGCGCCATCGCCGAGCGCAATTATCCGCTGATCCAGGCCACCATCCTCGTGGTGACGGCAGGCTTCGTTTTCGTGAACTTTCTCGTCGATTTCCTCTACATCGTCGTCGACCCCCGCGTGAGAGCCTAA